TACCACCCTCACCAAATTGGTATTTAAGTAATATTCTTGCTTGTTCTTTTAATGGTACTATAGCATGGGGTGctagaaatataattgttattgGTAAACttaatgaaaatgataaaatattacaatactcTATTATTAAGCATTGTCACAAATCCAAGGTGACATGTCTTGCATTTACTCCTCAGTTTGAAGAAGTAAATGCTAATTTAATAGCTTCCACAGGAGATGATAACACAATTAAAATATGGAATTTAGAAACATTATCTGTAACTTATACTTATCTCTTAGAAAATGTAATGCAAAAATGTTTCtacattaatatacatatatgataaatttatagtgatattatatttaaaatattttttaatttcaggaTAAACAAGCAATAGGCGTAGAATGGTCCTATAAAAATCCTTATGTTATATATGCAGCAACTTCTGATGGTTATGTATTATCATGGAATGCCTATTTTAATACtgtttcttcaatttcattaGGAAAAGTGATACCTACTTATATTTCTTCTTGTCCTCACGATCCACATCTTGTAGCTGTAGGCTCAAAGAGTGGCTTAgtttatattgttaattttcAAGATAAAGGGAAAGTAGTTTACAAACTTAGAGGACATGATACTGAAATAGTTAGCTTATCATGGTGTCCTTCAAAAAATAATGTCCTAAgaggaaatttaaataaagatttacTGTTAGCTTCAGGAGGGAAAGAtaggtaatttaaaaaaaatatataataagtgCTTTTAACTATAGTTTTAATgtattcattttaaaattgtaatgtgtagatcaatttttatttggaaagCTGGTGGAGATGGACGTTATGAAACTGTCATTTCATTGCCTTCAGCACCTCTTGATTCTCAGCAGCATAGAAGTAAATTAAATGCTTCTGTAGGTAATTGGGTAGTAGTTCACTGGGTAGAACCTGGACTATTGCTTGCAAGTTCGTGTTGGGGTGAATTAATCTCTTGGGATTTATCAACAATGATAAAAGGGAAACTTAGTGTCAAAGTAATACATGCACGTCACAGTAGGGGTTTATTTTGTATTGCACATGTACCAAATATCCAAGACATTTCAGAAGAAAATTGGAGAACAAAACAAaggtttttataaatatataatttatgattAAATATGATTATGAagcaattataaatttttgattAGTTGTAGACATACAATTTGGACTGTGGCACAAGATCGAAGAATTATTTGTTgtggaataaaagaaaataatgttgAAATAGATTATGATATATTTACACAAAGTGGGTTTGTTTATTGCATGGCTGCTTGCCCATTAGATACTTCACATATTGCATTTGGTGTTGGAGATGCAATGTTACGATTATGGAATTTATCAGCAGCACATGATACTACTTTTGATATAACTGTTTTATGGCAAAAAATTAAGGGAAAAATTCGTGCGGTAAGACCTGTATAATAGTTTCAAAAAGtccttttttaatacattttctaGATTATACTTtctagaaaattgaaatttacataattaatagATAGCATGGCAtcctgaaaaagaaaatttattggcTTATGCAACTGATGAAGGTAGAATTGGTGTATTTAATACGAATGGAAATAAATCACCTACATTGTACAGACAATATCATAGAAGTgtaatatatactattggcTGGGGCCCAAGtccaaaaaataaatatgttttatactCTTGTGGAGAGGGAGAGCTTGTGTATTATGACTCAGAAAAAGTTACAAATGAAggtagtattttttattttttaattaataaatggtTGCAacattattatatcatatttactATAAAGCTATAATTTCTCTCAACTAGAACCAACATCTgtattgaaaaaagaatgtacAGAATTTTCTTGGAAGCCAGATTTTTCTTGCTTGGCAGTAGGATTTGAAAATGGgtatgtttttaaatatgttgtGTGAATtccatgaaaataaaaatttttttgtttttagaacaatttcatttcttaatcaaaaatttgaaacatgtGGATGTGCTAAATTTGCTACAGAAATGGTGCATTGCTTGGTCTGGCATCCTGAGAGTACAGCAACAGACTTGACATTTTCTCagctaaaaaattatttagctGTTGCTTTTGAGTCATGTACTATACTTATTTTCGatttatctaattttatagatcattttgaaaaaatggaagattcaagtaataatgaaaatttaaaggaaaaatgtGATATTTATAAAGTGCATGAAATTGTAGCTTCTTTAACTGGACATGTACAAAATGTTGTTTGTTTAGCATGGAGTCCACATGTAAGTGGACATCTAATATCTGGTAGTTACGATGGAACTGCACAGGTATtacaaattatgtatataactttatagataTCACCTTAGACACAAAGTAATGATATATTTAggtataataaacattttttgtaaAGATAAGTATTTACATACGAGTACTATTGGTTTTTAGATATGGAATGTTAGAACACAAGAATTAATAGCTACATATACAGGACACAATGGCCCAGTATTGTGTTGCATGTGGAGTCCATTAGATCctgattttattataacagGCTCTGCAGATTCTACAGTACGAATATGGAGAGTTGCTTATAATTTGCCacaaataaaagtatataaaaaattgccaAAAAAAgctaaaaagaaacaaaatgaaacaaataaaactgtTGATACTATTGAAAATAGTTTACTAGAATTAACTAATGCTACATCAGAATGTTCTATTTCAGGTATTTCTCAAactgtacaaagtataacaataatattgataaaggtaataaaaaaaatatgttattataatacaaataacaaatatttatcaattttttcagAGTCAAAGACAATGATGATaacagaaacaaaaaataaaaaaggacggtcatatttttcaaaatgtcctaATACAGCATCTCAAAAAACACTTTTACTTCATTCtcttttaaatatcgtaaaaaatatgaaaagtgaaaattttaatatggaAGACGTTCATAAAGATGCTTCGTATCATATAGtaccaatattatttttatcgcaagaaaattttatatcttatttaaCTAGTGAAAgtaagttatttattattgacaCAGAATGTAAGCtacctatatatattatatttgctttATCTTTTATTGCTATATAGAATCTGCTCATATTGAGAGAAATAACTATGATGTAATCACAGAAATGGATGTATGGTATGATAATCTCAAACAAAATTTGGAAGAAGCTGCTAAAGAGAAGCGTCTCAATGACTTTCTTGTTTCACTTTCAGCTAGTCTGTCCATGaagtattttttcttatttatctattttataaaatgcaatTAAAGTCGTCGTAAAAATAATCTAGCAATAATGTATTGCAGAATATGGAAAGATATGTGTGAACTATATGCATATCAATTAGTAACTGAAGGCAATCCTTGTAAAGCAGTATCATATTTACTTTGTATACATAAAACCTACAAAGCTATAGAAGTATTTCAAGCTGCAAATTTGTACAAAGAAGCATATGTTCTTGCAAGATGTAGACTTGAATCTGATGATCCAGTACtaacagaaatattaaaagaatggGCAAAATATAGTGTAAATTCAGGCAATTTCGAGCAAGCAGCGTGCATGTAAgttgtattaattatatatatattttttaatgtaaattatatttttatttaaaaattttaattatgtaatatgtaattttattttcagtcATATTAAATTAGGAGAATTTTCTGATACAGTAAAATACCTTGCACGCCGTAAAGATGCAGCTACGTTAATAACGGCAGCTGAAATTGCTTTTTTATGTAATGATGAAGTATCAAGTAAATCTTTAGCTGAGCAAGCAATAATTGCAACTTTGACAAATTCAGAGTATGATTTTGCacgaaatataatagaaaagttTCCATATCTCAaggtatatttacatatatgtttTGTGTTTAGgttttttccttattttaaataattattatcttatgaaaaatatttgtttttattttagtatcaagaaatatatttgttaactTATGAAGAActtaaaaaagttattaacGGAAATGTAACTCTTGATTTGATTCAAACATGGATAGACGGAAAATCAAATTATGGTCTATTACAAACTTTAGAGACAGTTTGCGGTGATTGTAATTCTTATTACACTGACTTGTGTCAAAATAGTTTTTGCAATATTTCAGACAAGGAGAAAATGGTAAGATTCACGTGATCTACTTTTTAACATTGTGAAGAATTGGATTGTTACGTTTAATAACTCCTAATTTCAGTTATGGTTAACAATTGGTCATGAGGTTGCATTAGCAACAGCCTCTATTGAAAAAGAACAGAAATTAAAGCATATTGTTACTGCATTACATACAATCACTCAATTTGTACTACTACATCAAAAAGATTTAAAACATCTACAcagttttttaattgaaattatcatAAAACTAGATATTAAAAGTCCAATAGATGAAACaagtatttatacaaaaactGATTGTTCTGTATCAATTAGTTTACGAGCTTATTTATGTTATGCTCTTCTAAATTggtttgtatataatataaacgaagaatctattaataataatatacaaaattacacCAATTTGATTGAACATTTACTTGAAGATGCATTAAATAAACAAGCAATAAGTTACTGGACAGTAACAAATGAAATTAGCAAATTGGAAAATCAATTAGCTTCTGCAAAATGTAAGTTACAGAAATAttgcttaaataaaaaattgtttattagttattaatgatacatataaaagataaaaaaactAACACTGATTCATTATTAGGTAaatgtttgtttgtttttagGTAAAATGCcagaagaaattaaaactgATCAAGATATAGAATCTTTCATGGAAAAACTAAATACattaaagaaacagaagaatCAGATCCTCAATGATTTAGTTTATATCCCAAATCCTGTTATGGTATATGGCAAAGCAAATGAACTATGCAGCAAATTGTGTGAtgaaactataaaaaataagtttttAGAAAGTATTTCCAAAATGTGGTTAGATGCTACTACATAAATAAACATGTACTTGACTTTTTTGATATATTCTTTTGATAGATACATACTAATGATAGTCAACAATCTTGGATTtcctaatttattatttttatcattcaattatatttttatattttttttttttattaacccATTTGCATCATGGTCCTACTTAAGGGGCCATTTGAAGGTATCAGCGGCGTTCAACTGACGACTGGTCCCCATTACCGCGCGCAATCGGTCGTAGGTGCAGTAAATGACATCCGAATTGTTCATGgagtttatcgaaaatttaatattccaaaCGATTGTTAGACAATGTTACCTCGCAAACATCGTAtcttacattctttataacagagaaaaaaagtaaaaattatttatttaaaataaaattagttagattaaaatggaaattaaataatattatttctcgtGGAATTCTTTAAAATGGTCAATACATAATGGTACATCACAAATATGGCATTGAAAGACCGTTTCTCTTCAAGTACGTTTAGGTAAGCATGCGACGCATCGCTTTAATGTTCCGCTTCCCTTTTCTGAAGTTGGAAGTATCCGAATAGGAAAATGCTTGCTAGTATATCGCGTTATCGAATCATTAGATGCCAcacatacttttatatttggtaaatattcgccaataattttttcgactaattgttatttaaaaatatgaaaagttcgatcctttttatgaaatttaaaaattacataactGTTTAGTAACATCATGTCTATAaggtaaaaaaatgttttcttatAGGCTTTTTTACATCTTCGCATAGTATGAAATTTACTTAACATTTGATCGCCAACATCAACTCCACCCATATTCTGATTATAATCAATTACTACTGTTGGTTTTACACATTTTTGTCCGATATATCGGTTTGTTTTCTCCGTTTCAGCAAATTCTAAGCTATGCATAGTTGTTAGTAAAACGACatcttttctatctttccaTTTTATTCATATCTCTTGTAGAATATCGCGTAATAATTCGCGCTTGGTGATAGAAGATAGCCGCAGCGCGCGGATTAATTTGCGCTTGGATACAAATGAGTTAATGTATTACACGTCTTATAGAATATTGTAATGTGTTATATTAAACATAATTCTatgaaatacaatttatttaagtGAATGTTGATAAATTAGGTAATAtgactttttatttataaaaattgtttataattacagaacatttttttatcagTAAAGAAGTcggtttttttttaataaaacatttttctttttaatttgaagTTATTTTCCAAAAACGAATTTCTCTGTCACTTGTCGCACAGACATATGGTAATTTATAATGACACGTTATTCCACCTATTAATTTAACTTGCCCACAAATTATTTCTTGTTcagtttttatatttgtaacctttaataaattatctgGTCTGCCTATACTTGCTACAAAATTTTCATAGCCAAGGAAGAACTTTACTATTAAACCTCCTTCAATGTGAAGAGGTTTTGATTCTAAAGGTGGACTGaaagtaacaaaaattataacaaaatatattacaattattttgctcattggttaatttttaaatttattttgcagTGCATTACCTAGGTTTGGATATATCCCATAAAATTAGCTTTCCAGCTGCTATAGCTGCAACTTTTAATGGGTTGGGTCCCCAGTCAATAGACATTAAGGGAACAATATCTGTATCTAAAGACATAATTGCTTGCTGACTGCGTACATCATACATATGAATCAATCCACTTTTTTCACCAACAAGGAGCTTGCCAGATTTTTCAAGATGAAAACTCACACTCATTCCTGGAGATGTTAAGTAAAATGTagatatacatttttcatcttcttttaCAGCCCAAAGTTTACAAGTATGATCATCAGACACAGAAGCCAATAATTCACCTTCGGTTTCATaacaaattgaatttatataatcCTTGTGTCCTTCCATCTTGTATTAAAAGAAATGTCA
This DNA window, taken from Bombus fervidus isolate BK054 chromosome 14, iyBomFerv1, whole genome shotgun sequence, encodes the following:
- the Rig gene encoding gem nuclear organelle associated protein rigor mortis, with the protein product MNEVTLPPSPNWYLSNILACSFNGTIAWGARNIIVIGKLNENDKILQYSIIKHCHKSKVTCLAFTPQFEEVNANLIASTGDDNTIKIWNLETLSVTYTYLLENDKQAIGVEWSYKNPYVIYAATSDGYVLSWNAYFNTVSSISLGKVIPTYISSCPHDPHLVAVGSKSGLVYIVNFQDKGKVVYKLRGHDTEIVSLSWCPSKNNVLRGNLNKDLLLASGGKDRSIFIWKAGGDGRYETVISLPSAPLDSQQHRSKLNASVGNWVVVHWVEPGLLLASSCWGELISWDLSTMIKGKLSVKVIHARHSRGLFCIAHVPNIQDISEENWRTKQSCRHTIWTVAQDRRIICCGIKENNVEIDYDIFTQSGFVYCMAACPLDTSHIAFGVGDAMLRLWNLSAAHDTTFDITVLWQKIKGKIRAIAWHPEKENLLAYATDEGRIGVFNTNGNKSPTLYRQYHRSVIYTIGWGPSPKNKYVLYSCGEGELVYYDSEKVTNEEPTSVLKKECTEFSWKPDFSCLAVGFENGTISFLNQKFETCGCAKFATEMVHCLVWHPESTATDLTFSQLKNYLAVAFESCTILIFDLSNFIDHFEKMEDSSNNENLKEKCDIYKVHEIVASLTGHVQNVVCLAWSPHVSGHLISGSYDGTAQIWNVRTQELIATYTGHNGPVLCCMWSPLDPDFIITGSADSTVRIWRVAYNLPQIKVYKKLPKKAKKKQNETNKTVDTIENSLLELTNATSECSISESKTMMITETKNKKGRSYFSKCPNTASQKTLLLHSLLNIVKNMKSENFNMEDVHKDASYHIVPILFLSQENFISYLTSEKSAHIERNNYDVITEMDVWYDNLKQNLEEAAKEKRLNDFLVSLSASLSMKIWKDMCELYAYQLVTEGNPCKAVSYLLCIHKTYKAIEVFQAANLYKEAYVLARCRLESDDPVLTEILKEWAKYSVNSGNFEQAACIHIKLGEFSDTVKYLARRKDAATLITAAEIAFLCNDEVSSKSLAEQAIIATLTNSEYDFARNIIEKFPYLKYQEIYLLTYEELKKVINGNVTLDLIQTWIDGKSNYGLLQTLETVCGDCNSYYTDLCQNSFCNISDKEKMLWLTIGHEVALATASIEKEQKLKHIVTALHTITQFVLLHQKDLKHLHSFLIEIIIKLDIKSPIDETSIYTKTDCSVSISLRAYLCYALLNWFVYNINEESINNNIQNYTNLIEHLLEDALNKQAISYWTVTNEISKLENQLASAKCKMPEEIKTDQDIESFMEKLNTLKKQKNQILNDLVYIPNPVMVYGKANELCSKLCDETIKNKFLESISKMWLDATT
- the Nup37 gene encoding nuclear pore complex protein Nup37, producing MDEALTTPPTYQLHFSKQIYCVELSPYEWSQHLICVALAEEIVIGTIKFQDEDETVEDIAYKPFRTFRHDTRPHAIAWSPETSLSVVPKVLMFCVAGADFKIRLYSSDLNENTVCQMEGHKDYINSICYETEGELLASVSDDHTCKLWAVKEDEKCISTFYLTSPGMSVSFHLEKSGKLLVGEKSGLIHMYDVRSQQAIMSLDTDIVPLMSIDWGPNPLKVAAIAAGKLILWDISKPSPPLESKPLHIEGGLIVKFFLGYENFVASIGRPDNLLKVTNIKTEQEIICGQVKLIGGITCHYKLPYVCATSDREIRFWKITSN